Within Primulina tabacum isolate GXHZ01 chromosome 5, ASM2559414v2, whole genome shotgun sequence, the genomic segment CACGCAAATACTTGTTATGATGTTTCTGGCCATAGTTTCGCTGCTGTTAGCTGGTTTCTTCATGTATCATGTGAAACTGTGTCTCACAAATACTACCACAAATGAGGTAGAACTCTTTCACGTTTCTTTTAGATATAATTGGCTATTAGACTTTGCAGTGTGCAATAAATGGATGCAACCCCTATTTTTTGTACATTAGGAACATTCTGGCAATTTCATGTGGATTATATTTAGAATCTTGATTGAATTAATGCAGCTGCCGAATATCGCTTGTTGTTCGTGTCTACTTGCACCGAAAAAGTTTTAGGATTCTTGTGCCTCCCTCTTTTTGTCCAGACCTGCGAAACCCTCCCCGGTATTAACAATTGCGTCCACGGGTTTTCAGAAATGTtaccattttaaaaaaaattatttcctgCCTGCTAACTTTCTTTCAAAAAAATCATTGACTAGAAATACTTTTTACACGAAAAGATTCTAATTATTATTCTTTTTcctcttttccttttcctcttttccttttccttttccgtCCCCTCCTCCAAGCCAGTGCTGCAGCTGCTGGTTTTGGGAGAGAGGGCCGGGTTTGAGTTTGTGAGAGGTACAAGAAAGAAGAATTTAAACAAAGAAAGAGGAGGCAGAAAAATTGTAATTACAGCATAGTTTTTCAAAGAGACGGTGGAAGGGAGACTAGAATGATAACTTTAGACTCATATGTGTAACATTTTTAAACCTCGGGGGAGGTGAATGCAATAATAAGTTTAGTTTCGCCAGTTTCAATAAATACCATAAAAACTAATTCCAATCGTAGTTGGGAAGCAAAAAATTGGAAAATGGAAGTGATGAATGCTGTTAAACGGCAGAGTTTCAAATGGCAAGATCACCTGCATTGGCAGAGGAAGGTAAATGAGGCCAAGGCTAGTGCAGAAGCTTTAAAAGCTAGTTTAGGTGGATTAAATCAAGAGAGGAAGCCTCAAGAGAGTAAATGGATAGCATTCTTTAGAAGATCACGTTTAGAAGACCTTGAAGTTgttaaaaataacatatatgAGAGAGGATTTCTCAACAATATCGGTGAAGTTCTCTATCCCCTTTCAACTAGGCGGTCGTTTGGGCTTAACAAGTCAAAATCAGGATAAGGTGACGTTTACAGTTCCTTCATTTATTATCTTGACTCGTGCTAGATGGCATGGCATTATGAAGAGTGATTTGAATTTTAATTCGTGGTGGTTCAGAAAGATGATCAGGCCCTGAGTTACATGGTTTAAATTATTCGTCCCATATGTATACTGCAAGAGACGTGCTTACGTTCATTCTTGCAACAGAAGCTGTGTGTTTATATTTCTCTTATGTTAATCTTCGAGGATTTCTGGACAATTGTTGACACTGACCATGATTTTTCAGATTCACTCTATAGCCTTGTTTATTCCtgtattgaattttttaaacGACTACAGACACAAAAGGAGAGACATCTCCATGTCTTTGTTATCCATAAAATTCTCCACTTTTATTTGATATATGCGCTTCTTGTATGCTCTGGGGCAGAGCTGGTTAGAGACGATTATTTTTCCTcatctgattttttttaaaaaaaaattaatttaatatgttcaaaatataattttttttacctaTCAAATCCACTTTGATAATCCCATCTCGCTTCCCCTCATTTTGATATTTGGGAAATCTTGTTGTGTATCGGCGAAGGTTACTTCATATAGGTCATTAATAATACAAACTAGTGTCTGCCAGAAGCGAGAAAAGTGGTTGCTTACCTCAAATGAAAACTGAAGTTACAAAATTTATCCCCTAAAATTCCACAAGGAACGCTAAAAGATGCATCAATCAAGGTAAACTTTAATTTCAATACCATTGTCAATGAGGGACTGAACTACTCTGATCTTCCCTTAAAACTTGTCACTCTCCCTAGGAGTATACGATGCTGTGTATACATCAACTTCTCTTGCTCTATCAGCCAAATTCCGTCCTATAGCCAAGCACACAGGTATCTCTGATCGCGATTTAAGCACAGCCTTGATATCACTCGAATTTGTACCGGACACAGCAACTTGACTGCACGTTATCCTGTGGGTAACTGAAGCAGATACGATGCGTTTTAAAATGAAGACATCCAGGGTAAATGGCTCCATAAAAGCAACAGTACGTTGCTTGAAAGATATGTGCTTGGTTGGATTCATGGACTTCTTCCCCTTTTGGTAAGTATATGGCAGGTTATTATCATCGAGAAAATCTTCAACAACAAAGAAGCTTCTGCGAGGGAAGGCTGTGACAAATGggataaacaaatttttttggCCCCCGTCATCTCATTGTCATGAAAAAATGTTAAACGGACACGTTGTTCATGGATGAACATTTGATGCATCTGAGCGAAGGGAGGAAAATCACACTCCATGAAAATTTACACTATTCTATCTAGTTCCTGAAATTCTGATGATAATTAATAAACCATAATGTTACCTGACCACTGTGAAAAGCATTCAATTGTGCACACATGATAAAGGCCAAATTCCACCTCTTCCCTTTGTATGATCACATAACTTGCGGCATATAAGTCTCAGCATCATAAaacattacaaaaaaaaaaaaaaaaaaaaagattttctAACCGTCCAGAAAGTCACCGCAATccatttgcgacggtttttcaaaaaccgtcttcaaaaaccgtcgctaattggcTAATTAACGACGGTTTAGTTAaccaattagcgacggtttagagCCCAACCGTCGCTAAGtctacaatttttttaatttattaaaaaaatatttattttgttaaattatttgTACACATTTATAAATAATCTCCTCTACTcatctaaaataatatttttaaacttgTAAATAATATAAACCATTTTATTTTCAAACAACAATATTAAATTATGTcataaaatacaaaaaacaaATAGTTCACAAGTGTCAATAAATACAtatgaaaatataataaaagaACTAAGGAGACCGAGTCTCATCATCATCGTATGCGTCGTTACTACCGCCATCACCGCCGTCGTGACCAAAGTCTTGTGATGGTGGTATGTACTCAGACGAGTACATCAGGCCCTTGCCCGAACATCGACGATGTGATGATCCAGTTGCATATGGCTCATCAAGATGTGATGACCCTGCTAAAGCGCGTCCTCTGCTAGATGAGCCTCGACCATACAGAACTCGTCGGGATGTACGTGGGTGCGGATGCAGTTGTGGCTGCGGTAATCCAGCGACGAGTTGACATACCTGGTCCTCCAGAATCGTCATCCTATCCTTCAACGAGGCATTCTCATGCTGGGTCGCCTTTAGAGTGGTCTGTGTCGCCTCTAGGTCGATACGGAGATGTTCATTAACTCTTTTCTGTGTCTCCCACTCCTCTCGCATCCTCTCCATATCCTGCGACCCTCTGCTCGAACTGCTTGAACCTCCACGTGGACGTGGAGCCATCTTATCCGGATAGAATGTGGAGGCCATGGAACCGCATCCATACATCCGTCCCTTTTTCGGTCCACCGACGACCATGCTGAACATGTTGTTCACTTCTTCTAAACTAGGCCGACTAGGAATCGTCCCATCGTCGAGAGGTGTCAAAGACTCGTTGATGTTAATCTGCATAGCTTGCTGTTTCAGAAAAAAAAAGATGttatttaaaaacaatatttcgcaacaaattttaaatttatttaattataattaaacaTAATACTTACATCGACAAGTCGTGAACGCTTGTCGACAAACGATCTGTCGTCGTGTCGACGTGTCTGAACATATAACTCCCACGACTCGTGGGAGTTATATGTTCAGACACGTCGACACGACTAGGGGTGGGTGCGGGTCGGGTTTTCGGGTATCCGAAATTTCGGGTACCCGACAAGTCGGGTAGTAAATTTTACAACCCGATCATGTCGTCAGGTACCCGAAATTATCGGGTATTTCTGTCGGGTATccggaaaaaaaattaattttttttttgaaaaaatatatttttttttttcacatttCACAAAAAATCACGTCATTATATCGATTTATGACTAGTCATTATATCATATTATGACTAGTAAATTAAAAAAACACATGTATTTTTCACATTGcacaaaatatcatgtcattatatcatattatgactagtaaattaaaaaaacacatgtattttcacatttcacaaaatatcatgtcattatATCATTTTATGATTAGTCATTTATCATTATATTGGGTTATAACTAACCACAAAAAatacatgtattttttaaatgaatAGACGAATAgacccataatttttttttaaaaaaaattcgggtACCCAATACCCGATCGGGTATTGATAAAATACCCTAATCCGAATCCGAAAATTATTTTCGGGTACCCAACAaacctgtttttttttttttaaatacccgACCCAATCGGGTTTTACCCGATACCTGTAAATAAACGCCCACCCCTACCCACGACGTAGGATCTCTACCATGTTGTTCTAGCAGCATTATTAGTTCGATTTTATGTAATTAGAGAcgataaaatcatatattttcatAATAACCACAATGTTTAATAATGAAATATTAACATGCTTACCAATTTCTGGCTATGTTCGCTGCAAGTCTTTGAGCCAGCAACGTGCTTTGTAGTCCCAGACCCAGTCTCAGGTCCTGCTGGCTCGCTATTCCTGTTTTCCTCGTTGTACATCCTAGAATTTTTGTCTGGAGCTTTAGATTTCGCCTTAGCATAGAATATTAAGTTATTTCACTGGTCCACCCATTACCCAAATTCACAACCTTCtaccaaaaaaataaacaaaattgcAACCTTTTGTTGTGAATCACTGAATTCAAGCACAACAATAAGCATCAAATTCTTGAGCTAAAATGGATTGATAAAACGAAAATGACTTTTCCAGTAATCAAGGCACATCTAATAAAAGCAGAATAAAAAAACGCCTCAAGCATTGATTCGAACAGGTTGCGTGTATTCAAATTTTACTCTCCGTTTGCTCCAAAGCTCGCTATCCCCCATCATGTGAACTTCCTTTAAACGAACCTGTAACACAAAACTAGCAAAGTGCGCCGAAAAAGAGGTTTACCTGTGGTTGATCAATGTACCAATTCTCCCTCCTCTCTGTGAAGGAAAGAGATGAATAGTAGTAGTGCTCGTGGAAATGCAAATCGTTCTAGTTCACATTTTTTTGAAGTCTTCGAGACTCGGCCCATTATCAATCCAGATTTATGAACTTATTCACAGTGAtacactatttttttttaaagaaaagttttttttataaaaaaacccCTCATATTATatcgaattaaattaattatttttaaaaaactttaattagatacaactaaaaaaaaaaaaaaaccctcatATTATAtccaattaaattatttatcttTAAAATGTTTTAATGTGAGACTTTTCACCTTTTACACGAGTTCGTGTACGTCTCTCACATAGACGACACTTCACCCAAGTTAGATGAATTTAtggtaatttaattttttttattaaatgaaaagaGGTAGTTTGATTCAAAAAACCTTAGTatcaaaaaataattgaaaaggcaaaaaaataaaaaacaaagctattcaaattaaataaagaaaaaaacatCTTCCatgtaaaaacaataataaatatacgCAGCTCTTAATCCCAATGCCATAGTATTGATATAATGTCAAATCACTCGAATGAGGCATCATACGGTACAATTATGTGTAATTGCAATACCAATATTGTTAGTATATTGTATCGTATACATATAACATCATGTGTATCATTATAACAGTAAATCAAACATCACGTGCAAAAAAAAAAGTGCAACATTACGTGGTATCATATGCGTATATGTGCAAAATATTGCATCAATTCAACCAAAAAAATTCCATGAATTCCTCCAAAATAGTCGAATTCAATTCAAGCAACTAGTAAAATAACCAAATGTCTCGATCCAGcaattttgaaaaacaaaatctgcagagatatttttaaaaaagaaaaaaaagactAAAAGCTGCAAGCAAGCTCAATGTCAACAGGATCGTGAGTGCAATTTTTCCTCCAGGGATTGAAACTAAATATTATAAGACAAATAGCAATAATTCAAAAGAAACTGTTGTTATCCATATAAGTAACAGAAAGAATAGTCGCACCTACACGACCAGTTCAACGATAACACTGTCAAGAGCGTCCTAAGCTAAAACCATGCACCAAATTGTAGAGAAACATGTCGGCTGAGCAAGTATGGTGTGCCTCTGATGCAAACATAGCTGCAACACATTGCTCATGCCCTCAAGATTCCTGGTCGAGCCAAAAAGAAAAACCTTTCACGCGAATTCTGCAAAATGCTTCAGGTTAGTTTTTGCAAATCTGCACATTGGTCTTGGACAGTTAGTTCATCGTATAAAACCTATGCTAGGTCATAAGTGTCCCAATTGAAAGTTACCTGATATTTGTTCTGCCCAAACACCAGCATTACCACCAAAAAGCCCAAAAAAAGTCTACACACTTGAAAGTAGAGGTTAGGTCCCATAGCTTCGttgacaatatcaatagatcAAGGCTTGTTGAAGATTGTCGTAGCTGTACACGAAAAAGTAAACATGTGCTATGCATGGGCTAGAATCTGTACCTGGTTCCTGCTTTCCAAATAATCACATGATCTGACTACATAGATTACTACactttccttttttttaaaCCTAATAAAATTCAATCCTCCAGGAGATAGCCAAAGCTTAGAAATCTTCATCGTCCCCTTCGTCCAAGTCCACACACTCTTTTGGAGTACTTGTACCCTTGGGTATCGCAGATATACCTTTTTTTAGCTGATTCTGCTGGCCATTACTTCCAGGTTCCATATCTGCTTTGCCCGGGTAATACAAATCATCAGGATTCATAGGTAAGGAAGCAGGATCGAGTTCAAAAGAACCTTCCGGTACACCCTCTCTTTCGCCGCCTTTCATTTTGTGACAGGGCACGCGATGAGAAAATTTATAAAGATCGTTAGGCCCTATAAAAAACGAGCCACACTCGCTTTGGCTAGTTCTTTGAAAAAGGCTCACGAACCCTGTGATTTTGTCCAAGTAAACAACCTCGGCACCAACACCTGCAACAAAATTTGAGAGCACCTCCACAATTTCATATTTGAACTGGCGATTTTCTGGGTTGGAACTCCATCTCGTATCCTTGTTACTGAAAAGAGCCCAAGTTTCCCCCTTTCTTGGATAAATTATAAAAGAACCTCTTCCCTGCCCTTTTTCGTTGCACATTTGGTGTGAAAATAAAAGGCGGCTTGAAGTGGTTTCAGTTTCGCCAAACATGAAGGAGCAACAAGAGATGGGTAACTGCTCCTCCATACATTTCTTGCTAGCTTCATCTTTAGGGTCAGCTTCAAGCCACGTATATCTCAATTTAAATGGAGATCTAGAAATTTTCTTCACCTTGGCATAGAATCTGGGCATGCTATCTAAGTCATCGTAGCAAGCCCATATTTGATTAACACGGAAAGTTTTTTCATCTCGATCATTATCAAAATTATGGAATTCAGTATCAGGACAGTGATACACTCCCACATCTGAATCATCACCAGCATATGGATCTTGGTCAGAATCGCTTTCTACTTCAACAGTATCAGCATCAATGGGCAGCTTACCGCCGGATTCTCTCCTCTGCCTGACTTCTTCATCATGGTCAGCACCATTTTCCTGGAAGTTTCCTTCAGGATGGACGGTTCCCATTTGTTTGCCTTTTGACTTGGAGTAATCAGCACCAGTAGCAAAATTAATTTGAATGCCATGTGTGGAACCTTCACCACCAGAAACTTCCTTCTGTTCCTTTTCAATATCTTTTGGCAATTTCCTTGCTTGTGAACCCACTGTACGGTAAGGAAAATCATCATCACTTTCATTGTATACAACATGGTGCCTTTTCCGAGTTGATCTCCGAGGGAAATGGACGTCATTAGGTCCAGAACTCATCTCAATCGTTGAGTCATTTAAATTTGCCCCACTGGACGCGTATTCAACGTCAGATTCACTCGAGGTATCAAAACTTTCACTAGATTCCACTGTCTGCTTCCGACCCCTCTTTCTGTCCCTCTTCCCAACCTTGCGTTTTAGATCTCCTGATTCTTTAGTAACTGCATCTTCATTGGATGTCCCAACTGCCTGGGCATCTCCAGAACCACTTCCTGTCTGGATCCCTTGTTCTGGTTGAACTGTTCTCCTGCGGGCATTGCTCCGTGAGTCAGTATTTGCTGGAGAAGATCCTTTTTTAATTTGATCACCCACTTTAAAGTTGCCCCCCTTTTCTTGAAAAGCAGAGGGTTGATTCGAGCTGGGTTTTGAAGGCATATGTTGAGTGCTATTGGGTCCCCACTTGGATCCCAAAGGAATACCTTGAGAACTTATTTCACACGCCATGAAATCCTTTGAGCATTTCTGGCAGCGAAGAGATCTGTTCACAAATTTCTTTAGGTACTTGAATCTACAACTACAAAAAGGACATGAAGTCCAGAAACTTTCCTGCGAGACAGAGGAGCTTGACCCTGCTGCTTGATGCAGATTCAGGCTGGTGAAACCATTGGTAACACTGTTATGAGCTCTGTTCGTGTTGTTAAACTGAAAATTTCTATTTATGTGGTGAGTCGGTGGATATCCTGGCGCAGATCTACTCGAAACTCCAATCTTACTGTCATACAAGGACTTTTTTGTGGGGTCTGAAAGCACTGCATTAGCTTCACAAATCAACTTAAAAGCAGCCTCAGCACCAGGAAACCGATTCTTATCAGGATGAAGAAAAAGAGCAAGCCGCCGATATTGTTTCTTGACAGCCGACTCATCAGCCAACTTTTCGACTTGGAGAATTTCGTACCAGTCCTTTTCAGACCCCAAAACCCTTTTCAGAGATGAACAGTGAACATCACAGATGGTTATCAGCTGAGAAATATTCTCAAGCTCAGGGTAAATATTTTGCGCCTTCTTAGCAATTCTTCGAGCCCCATCAAAGTCATTTTTTTCCATCTTCTGCTCAGCGATCTCCATGGCCCGAATGGCCTCATCTTTGTTGCATTCCATTGCTCTGTCGTGGAAATAGAAATCCAAATGATCCTGACACAAATTCAATTGAAATAGCAAAAGTTTGTATTATCCTCTCGGTAACACATGATGCTTATGATCTTCACTTCAGAGACCACCGATCATTTCAATAATTAAACTCTGAAACCACATTGCAGACATAAATTTGGTAAAAACAAATTTCAAGTTAAAGATTCCGGAAGCTTAGTGTTCTTTCTTCCtaaaatgaaaaaattcaaacatGTTCAAGCAATAGATATAGGTTAGATAATAGCATGCCGATGCTGATACAATAGGGAAGAACTATAAAATAGGAGTCGAGCAATCTAATTTCCATCTTGCATTTTTATCTTAGCGAGACATCTGAGATGCGGTGGATAAATGACATACACAGAGTTTAAACAGAAGTATCAAACTCAATTGATCACCTGCAACATGAGACAAGAACAGAGCCTATCATTCCAGCTTATTAAAAGCCGTAAGGCATACCTCAATGCAATGAGGCACAGACCTAGCGCACAAGCACACGTGCAAGTTacgaaagaaaatatattggcaTCCTTCCCACGATCAATTCTTAAGGATAAATAAGAGATAAAATAGACTGTTCACTGTTGCCTCCTAATAGAGCATTGACAAAAAATATTTAGGCAAAATATAAAAGACACCATATTGGTCTGGCTCCTGCCAGTTGAgtatttgaaataaatatgtaCCATAAATCTCGGGCATGCACCTGAACTTATTAGAGACCATTCTCAGATACACATAAAAGGGTTCGCAAATAATGAGATGACACACCAATTACTTATAGCCCATCTGACACAAGTTCTCAAGTTTGGAATGAATTTTCAGGTTGCAACAAATCTCTCCAGCAAAcacaagaaaaatataaaacaataataataataataacaacaacaacaataataataataataataatgcagCTAACAAGTAATGGAAATAACACACTCGAATAAAAGAGGTTGatagaaattttgagaaagATATTTTGACCATGCTACAACAGTGAATCAGTGATACTGAAACAGTTTAAGCTTACAACTAAGATTGCGCAAAAATTCACAAAAGAACAAAAACTCGGCACATCGCAGATATGAAGATAgtctttaaaaaattataaatagaattaaaaaaaaaatacaaatcacCACCCCATCCCGCATCAATTAGTGTCAGTAACAACTTCCAAGAATAAAACAAGATAACCAAATCTCCCTTCCCCCCTAAATCCTCAAGAACTACCCTACTTTCAGATTCATACAGACACTCATCCAACCAGAATGTATCAACGCTCCAGTAATATATCATGCAAAAGAAACTTTGGCCCATCAATCCACAGTgtaggagaaatataatttaaaaaaacagAGCCAAAAACCAAGGAACACATCGATCAGAAAAACCCTAAAAGTGAGCAACCCGCAACTCAAACCGCAAAAACCATTAAAAAAGCAGCAAACCGCAAAAATTAGAAACTCAACCGACGCACAAAAACCAAAGAAAATCTTGTACAAACCAAATACGTACATGCAGGTATACATTAATACATACGCACCCGGCGACGATTCAGTGAAAGAGATGCAAGAACAAGAGCACTTCCATTGTATCAGGAGAGAGGAGTTTTTTAAGTGGCTAGGAAAAAAATGGCCGCAGAAAAGAGAGGGAAGAAAAAGGAGGGAAACAATTGTATTTTTGTTAAGGGAGATGAGAAAGGACGAAGGGACCCCGTATTCTTCTGAAATATCATATGCCCCaaatttttgtgtgtgttttcaCAAGCAATGAAGAATCAGGGTTTTCGCGATCGTCGACGGCGagctatacatatatatagcaaTCGATTGATCTTCCAATTGAATTGGGCTTGGTCctaaattcaatttttattgGGCCGGACCAATGGGCCTATAAGTTTTTGGAACTCCAACACCTTtagaaaatattcaaaaaaatttcGGTTACATCAAACACATTACTTACTCGAGTTATACATCTCACACCAAGGCCACCATGTCAAAATGCAAACTAAATTGCCAACCTAAAACATAGGATCTAATTCTAAAGGAACCCACAGAAGAAATCAATTCCTAAACTGATATATCAATCAAAAAATTAAACATCTATAGATTTCAACCTTGATTTTCGAGAAGAAGACATTAGAGTTTGGAGATATACCTCATAAAATCATGACATTACTAGCTTTCTAAATAGCACATATCATGCTTGACAATGCGAGGATGCGAGGCTCGGTAATGATGGAAGAACTAAAATACACACAGTTGGACCACTTGAGAGCCATTTTAATCGTTGTCATCGAGAACTGCATGTGGAGTCACAGTCGGACTTTATGCCACACGTTTGAGCTAAAACCACATCAAAAGAACTTGTGCTTTATAGTCTCGTGAAGTAAAGAACACAGAGAATGTCTCTAGAGTCGTAAGTTTGTAAGGCCTCGATACAATCGAAGTCCGAGGAAGTCTATTTGTGCTGTCCGGAAGTAACTGAAATAAACGGTGAGCCCGGTTAAAATCATTGTGGGCTATACACAAAACCATGAGGTCATTGTTCTTGTTTGCAAGTGATGGAGGGATGAGCGAAAAATTATTGCAAAAAGTATTATACTAATCAGCAAAAAACTCATATGAGATCGTTTTACAAATCAATTTTGTGACTCGGATCACATAACCAATCATatccatgaaaatatattaatttttatgtcagaaatattaattttgatttcaaattttatatcagaTCGATTCATCTTATGTGTATAAATTTGTAAGATTGTCTCAAATAAAACTTACTCATTAATCAGTGAACGAGCAAATCGGATTCAAAGTACAGTCGTAGTTGTCAGTTCAATCATAACAATGCAATTTATGTTGAAATCATTTGAACCAAAGATCAACAAAAACGGCATGCTTGAATAGTTCACATAATTATTGCTCCTTATAATATGTCTTCACATAATTACATCAACTTTGTTAGTAATGAGAAtc encodes:
- the LOC142545641 gene encoding uncharacterized protein LOC142545641 isoform X1 codes for the protein MIGSVLVSCCRAMECNKDEAIRAMEIAEQKMEKNDFDGARRIAKKAQNIYPELENISQLITICDVHCSSLKRVLGSEKDWYEILQVEKLADESAVKKQYRRLALFLHPDKNRFPGAEAAFKLICEANAVLSDPTKKSLYDSKIGVSSRSAPGYPPTHHINRNFQFNNTNRAHNSVTNGFTSLNLHQAAGSSSSVSQESFWTSCPFCSCRFKYLKKFVNRSLRCQKCSKDFMACEISSQGIPLGSKWGPNSTQHMPSKPSSNQPSAFQEKGGNFKVGDQIKKGSSPANTDSRSNARRRTVQPEQGIQTGSGSGDAQAVGTSNEDAVTKESGDLKRKVGKRDRKRGRKQTVESSESFDTSSESDVEYASSGANLNDSTIEMSSGPNDVHFPRRSTRKRHHVVYNESDDDFPYRTVGSQARKLPKDIEKEQKEVSGGEGSTHGIQINFATGADYSKSKGKQMGTVHPEGNFQENGADHDEEVRQRRESGGKLPIDADTVEVESDSDQDPYAGDDSDVGVYHCPDTEFHNFDNDRDEKTFRVNQIWACYDDLDSMPRFYAKVKKISRSPFKLRYTWLEADPKDEASKKCMEEQLPISCCSFMFGETETTSSRLLFSHQMCNEKGQGRGSFIIYPRKGETWALFSNKDTRWSSNPENRQFKYEIVEVLSNFVAGVGAEVVYLDKITGFVSLFQRTSQSECGSFFIGPNDLYKFSHRVPCHKMKGGEREGVPEGSFELDPASLPMNPDDLYYPGKADMEPGSNGQQNQLKKGISAIPKGTSTPKECVDLDEGDDEDF
- the LOC142545640 gene encoding uncharacterized protein LOC142545640 gives rise to the protein MYNEENRNSEPAGPETGSGTTKHVAGSKTCSEHSQKLQAMQININESLTPLDDGTIPSRPSLEEVNNMFSMVVGGPKKGRMYGCGSMASTFYPDKMAPRPRGGSSSSSRGSQDMERMREEWETQKRVNEHLRIDLEATQTTLKATQHENASLKDRMTILEDQVCQLVAGLPQPQLHPHPRTSRRVLYGRGSSSRGRALAGSSHLDEPYATGSSHRRCSGKGLMYSSEYIPPSQDFGHDGGDGGSNDAYDDDETRSP
- the LOC142545641 gene encoding uncharacterized protein LOC142545641 isoform X2, with the translated sequence MYTCIAMECNKDEAIRAMEIAEQKMEKNDFDGARRIAKKAQNIYPELENISQLITICDVHCSSLKRVLGSEKDWYEILQVEKLADESAVKKQYRRLALFLHPDKNRFPGAEAAFKLICEANAVLSDPTKKSLYDSKIGVSSRSAPGYPPTHHINRNFQFNNTNRAHNSVTNGFTSLNLHQAAGSSSSVSQESFWTSCPFCSCRFKYLKKFVNRSLRCQKCSKDFMACEISSQGIPLGSKWGPNSTQHMPSKPSSNQPSAFQEKGGNFKVGDQIKKGSSPANTDSRSNARRRTVQPEQGIQTGSGSGDAQAVGTSNEDAVTKESGDLKRKVGKRDRKRGRKQTVESSESFDTSSESDVEYASSGANLNDSTIEMSSGPNDVHFPRRSTRKRHHVVYNESDDDFPYRTVGSQARKLPKDIEKEQKEVSGGEGSTHGIQINFATGADYSKSKGKQMGTVHPEGNFQENGADHDEEVRQRRESGGKLPIDADTVEVESDSDQDPYAGDDSDVGVYHCPDTEFHNFDNDRDEKTFRVNQIWACYDDLDSMPRFYAKVKKISRSPFKLRYTWLEADPKDEASKKCMEEQLPISCCSFMFGETETTSSRLLFSHQMCNEKGQGRGSFIIYPRKGETWALFSNKDTRWSSNPENRQFKYEIVEVLSNFVAGVGAEVVYLDKITGFVSLFQRTSQSECGSFFIGPNDLYKFSHRVPCHKMKGGEREGVPEGSFELDPASLPMNPDDLYYPGKADMEPGSNGQQNQLKKGISAIPKGTSTPKECVDLDEGDDEDF
- the LOC142545641 gene encoding uncharacterized protein LOC142545641 isoform X3; translated protein: MECNKDEAIRAMEIAEQKMEKNDFDGARRIAKKAQNIYPELENISQLITICDVHCSSLKRVLGSEKDWYEILQVEKLADESAVKKQYRRLALFLHPDKNRFPGAEAAFKLICEANAVLSDPTKKSLYDSKIGVSSRSAPGYPPTHHINRNFQFNNTNRAHNSVTNGFTSLNLHQAAGSSSSVSQESFWTSCPFCSCRFKYLKKFVNRSLRCQKCSKDFMACEISSQGIPLGSKWGPNSTQHMPSKPSSNQPSAFQEKGGNFKVGDQIKKGSSPANTDSRSNARRRTVQPEQGIQTGSGSGDAQAVGTSNEDAVTKESGDLKRKVGKRDRKRGRKQTVESSESFDTSSESDVEYASSGANLNDSTIEMSSGPNDVHFPRRSTRKRHHVVYNESDDDFPYRTVGSQARKLPKDIEKEQKEVSGGEGSTHGIQINFATGADYSKSKGKQMGTVHPEGNFQENGADHDEEVRQRRESGGKLPIDADTVEVESDSDQDPYAGDDSDVGVYHCPDTEFHNFDNDRDEKTFRVNQIWACYDDLDSMPRFYAKVKKISRSPFKLRYTWLEADPKDEASKKCMEEQLPISCCSFMFGETETTSSRLLFSHQMCNEKGQGRGSFIIYPRKGETWALFSNKDTRWSSNPENRQFKYEIVEVLSNFVAGVGAEVVYLDKITGFVSLFQRTSQSECGSFFIGPNDLYKFSHRVPCHKMKGGEREGVPEGSFELDPASLPMNPDDLYYPGKADMEPGSNGQQNQLKKGISAIPKGTSTPKECVDLDEGDDEDF